CACAACGTTACCGCCAAAAGGTGCGTTGGAGGCATACTTGGTGATGATGGTGCGCTTGGAATACCTTAGCTCGGTACGCAGGGCCAGCAGCATCTCGTAGAGCTTATCCCAGTAGCCACGATCCTTAGCGTTGCGGCTGATGCGCACCAGCTGCATGGTGATGGTGCTTCCTCCGCTAATCACCCTATGGGCTGTAATATTTTGCTTGATTGCCCTAGCCGTTGAGACAGGATTGATGCCGGGATGGTAGTAGAAGTAGCTATCCTCAAACTCAAGCAGGCATTGCTCGTACTTGTAGGGGATGGAGTCGGCCTCCGGGAAGCGCCATTGGCCGTCGGTGGCGATAACGGCTCCCAGCAGATGCCCTGATGCATCCTCCACTACCGTAGAGCAGGGCGACTTAACCCTTGCAGGCGGTAGCAGGAGGAAGGCCACCATAAGGGTGACTACTAACCAGAAGGTAGGCTTCCGAGTCCATTTGGATAGGATGTTGGGTATGTTCTTGCTCTTCATATGCTTCATTCATGGTTATGCCGATGGGCACCGCCCATCGGCATAGGAGCAACGGGTCGCCCCATCGCTAGCAAATTGCGCCCCTTCGGGGCTGGTACTATGCATGCAATTCATAGCCCTGAAAGGGCGGCATCTATGGGCGCGGGGTGTTGCCCCGCGCGATAATACACAACTACTGTGCAACCACCTTTACCCACATACCGGCCGTTCCTGCACTGATCGAAGCATCGTACATCGCCTCGGCCTTAAAGCTGGGTAGATAGAAATGGCCGGCATAGGTAGCCTTCACTTTTAGGGTAATGCGCTTGGTCTCCCCGGCTCGTAGGTCGAAGTGGGTGTAAACCCTGTCGTCGCGGAAATCCTGATAGGTGTAGCTGGACGTAGCATCGTTTGCCTCTCCTGCTAATCGAGGATTTTGCACCTCCCAGCCCGATGGGAATACCTGGCTTAGCGTTAGGTTTCTGTACTCTTGGCCAATTCCCGGATGGGTAACATCCACGGTAATCAGAAAGTCGGTTCCTTGTGGTACTGATGTGGGAACTACCGTTTCACCATGAATACCGGAATACCTAACCTTGACAGATAGGTTGTTGCTGTACTCATTCTCTTTAGCAACAGGCGGAATACCCTGCATAATTAGGCGAACGAATGTAGTTTGCTTGCCATTGTTGAATATTGAAACGGCGTTGGAGGACGCTGGACGGAAGCGAACCTGCGCCATAGAGGCATTGGCAGCAACCTTCTGGCTCTTTCCATTTATGGTTAGCGTTGTATTTACTCCCAATCCAGGTTTAATCTCTGTACGAGTTTTTGATATGGCAAGAAGCGAAAAAGCGGTTTCCTGCGTGCTCATCCATCCTTTGCCGCCAAGCTTTGCCGATAGGCGCTTTACAGGTTCGGCGGCCTTGTTTAGCATGTTAAGCTCGGCAAGAGTTTCAACCATCATAGCTAGGTCTCGGGTGTCGGAGCCGTAGGTGTAGTAGTCGTTTTTGTATGCGGCAAACTTAGTAGGAAGCTTCGCGATTATTCCACGTGCAACCTGACGTTGTCCTGCTAATGCGTATGCAGCAGCCAGTCGCCAAAAAGTTTGGGGCGATACCGATTGCTTCTCCTTAAGCAGGTTCATTGCTCCCATTTCAGGGCGCTGTGCTAAAGCTAGGGTGTAAAGTCGGTACGCTTGAGTCATGTCATCGTAGCTGTTGCCTTGGCTAGTCCAGTTGCGCGATGCATTTGCTTGGTAGCTCATCCATCGGCTAAGTGCGGCCTCCGATACCGAGTAACCGGCAGCACGAGCCTCTAGTAGAAAATGGCCGGCATAGCTGGAGCCCCATGCATCTGCCGACGATGCTCCCTTCCAGTAGCCAAAGCCTCCATCGAGCGTCTGCATGGCCATCAAGCTTTCGATACCAGCCTTAACGTTCTGCTCAATACGCTGCTTGGTTGGGCTGTCGAGCATCATCAGCCTACCTAAGTAAAGCTGAGGGAATACGCTGGAGGTTGTTTGCTCTACGCAACCGTATGGGTAGGTAACAAGGAAGCCTAAGCGCGACGAAAGGTTTATAGGCAGCAGTGTGGATACCTCTACGGTTGCCGAATTGGTGCCGCCTACGCCAAATGGAGCAAAGCGGTAGCTCCAGCTCTTTCCGGCTCCCAATACGGCATCTACAACTCTAGTCTGTTCCGATCTTGGTTCTCGAACAAACAGGTCTACTACCTGCGTTGATACGTCCTTGCCGCCTGCTGCAGTAACGGTAATTTTTGCACGGCCTGTTGCCGAAACAGCTTTAATGTTAAACATTAGCATCTTATCTCCCTCGCGGCTAAACGTCACATTCTGGGTTGAAGCACCTACCAACTTTACTGCGCCTTCGGCCTTAACGGATACCTTCACATTTCGAATATTACCCGCCATTGCAAAAACATTTACAGGCATAGATATGGTTTCGTTTGGACCAAGAACACGCGGAAGGGTTGGTACGGCCATTACGTTAAGCTTAACGGCAGATACCTTTTCGGCAGTGCCGTAGCCGTAATCGCTGTTTGCTGCAACAACCATTGTCTTAACTGAGCCAACATAGTTTGGCATCCTAAAGGTATGGGTCGATTTTCCGTTCTTGCCAACGGTGAACGGGCCAAAGAACTTAACCACCGGCTTAAATCGGATAGATTTGCCCTGCTCGGTTGCACGTAGCTCTTCGGAACCTCCAATGGTGAAATACTTTTCTATCAAACCGCCGTAAGCTCCAATCACGCGGTTGTACACATCCCAGCTCTTAACGCCCAGCGCTTCCTCGGCATAGAAGGTATTCCATGGGTTAGGAATCTTAAATCGGGTGATATCTAATAACCCCTCATCTACCATTGCCACGGTGTAGGTCATTGGTCGTCCATTTTTTTCCGAAACGGTTATAGAGACATTCTGCTCGGGTTTAATTACCGCAGGAATACTGATTACAGGGTTAAGATGAGTTGCCCGATTCTCCACCTTCAGCTTCAGTAGGCCGTATTGGCGGATTGGTAAATCGTTATTCTTTCGGATGTGAGGGCGAATAAGCCAAACGCTCACGTAGATGTTTGGCGTCATCTGCTCGTCGGTTTTTAGGGTATAGGTGTTAGAACTCTTATGGGCATCTACCCACTCCTGCTTAATTACGCGCGAGCCATTCTCTATGCTGATAAGCGCCCTTGCCCCTTCGGAACCTGGGAAGCGAATGGTGCATTTCTTGCCAACATCAACGGTGCTTACATCGGCAGCAATTGGTAGTAGCGATGCACCTTCGGGCATGTTATCGGCCACGCCCATTTCGTATGGCCAGTAAACGGTTACAACCCTGCCTGTGGTGTGTCCGCTGTTGATATCAACCATTCTGATGTAGTACGAGCCCCAATCGGGGTAGTTTATCCTAAAGCGATATGCACCTCGACCATTTGACGTGGCTATCTCCTGTCGGCTAATTAGCTTGCTGTACGATTGGTTAATGTAAGATACATCCGATTCGCTGTCGCGATCCCACCACCAGCTGGAGTTCATCTTGTAAACTTCAACGGCTACGCGCGATGATGTTGGCCGAAGGTTATTGTCCAACGAAACAATGGATAGAATGTAGTCCTTGTTGGTGTTGTACCAGTAGGAATCCTTGTCGGGGAGCCGCATACCTACGTAGCGGGAATACGGATAGTAAGGAATTGAGAACTGGTCGATGCTGAACTCTCCACCTGGCTCGAACACCTCACCCTTGAAGTTGGCGTTTAGTACTGCAGGCAGGTTATTTCCCGACTTAAGCGAGCATTCTACAGTTGCATCTCCCTGATCGTTCAATCGTCCATCGAATGCCGACACGGTTTGCGAGGTGTACTTCGATCCTTCATCATCAAAGTTGTAGGCTTCGTATCCCTTAAAGACAGCCTGAGCTTTGCTTAGCGTTGCCTGGTACACCGCCTTAAGGTTTGGTGCTGGTGCTCCATGTAGCCATCGTACGTTAAGGTGCCCTGTAAACTTACCGTTATCGCCTATTTTCTTAAGGCTTGTTGATAGGTTTATCTTGAGCCTATTGGGCTTAACGGTTTCTATCCTGAAGCTTTTTGAGAAGGTTACCCCTCCAATCTTTACGATACCCATCCAGCTTCCGGTGATGGCATCTGCCGATGTTGCAGTACGGAAAGCGTACATGTTGGAGCCATCGTAGCGTTGAACTAGGCGTTTTACCAGCTGTCCTTTGGGGTTTTGGAAGTCGAATACAACCGGATGCCCCTTGGGAATGGCATGGCCTCTATCCTCAACAATAAAAGATATAAATAGCGAATCGCCGGGGCGCCATACGCCGCGTTCACCTGTGATATAGCCTTTGATTCCTTTTTGTATCTCGTTTCCTGCTATGTCAAAATTGCTCATCGAAAGCGAATTCCCGTCATCTATCTTTAGGTATCCGCGCTGCTCTTTCCATTTGGCAATGATTAAGAAAGGATGCCCTTTTTTATAGGGGATTGTGACGAACCCATCGCTACTGGTAGTGCCCTTGCCAAGCAGTACTTGCTGGTAGTTGTACACATCTACTTCTACATCGGAAATTGGCGTCACATCCTTTATGTTACTAACAGCAACATGCAGCTGGTTTTCTTTTCCTCGTTTGGCTATGATTCCAAGGTCAGATGCCAGTAGGTTTTGGGATATCATCTTATCCGAGGAGTAATAGGCCGAGTTACAAGGATTATCCCGCTGCTGCCAATCGTAGTCCGACTCGTAGTAGTAATCCGTATAGTCGCCGTAGCCGTATTCGTTATCCCAATTCTGCTCTTCGTCATCTTGAGCTACGGATTGCTCTTCTGCTGATGCCGGGCAGCTTAGGTAGGCAACGTCGTTCTTTCGGAAGTAGATGCTTACCTGATATATTGCTCCTGGTTCGCTTTTTATGATCTTGGTAAGATCGAGGGCATAGCGGCACCAGCGGTTTACGTTAAGGCTGCCAACCGATTGTAGGTCGATCCGTTTCTTGTAGATTGGCATCCCCACTCTTCGGAGCTCGTTGTTACCATCCATGTTGTTTACCTGAAAGAACTGGCCCACGTTACGCTCGTAGATGCGCACCACCTGCACCATCACCGATTTTAGTCCAATAGCTTCAAACGGATATACGAGCGATTGAGAACTGGGCAGGATATTCCCACTCCCAACGCTACGCAGCTGTGGTTTTGCTTTTCCAAAGTTGATGGTGGTTTCGTAAGGGGTACGCAGCTTTTTGCCTGATGCACTCGTAATTCCCTGATTAACGGTAAAGCGTACGTTGCCATCCATTGCCGAGGCGTAAACCCAAAGCTGATTTCCCTCGATGCTATAAGTAACGGTAGTTGGGGTACTAAAGGCAATTAGCCCAGTTAAATCTTGGTTTGGGGCAATGGGCTCGTTGAACGAAACAACAAATGTAGGCGACTGCTGCTGCTTATCGTTGGATACGTAAAGAACCCTAAACTCATCTTTGGTGGGAATGGTGATGCTTTTATCACCTTTAGAATCTATGCTTAGTGGGCTTCCGTTCCACGATATGTTGAGCTTTTGAACCTTATTCGTACAGCGGATTCCTGAGGACTCAAATATAAAACGGCGGAAGCCATCGCTTACGCGCCATGTGGTAGTAAGACCTTTCCCGTCCAAGTCTACTTGAACCATCTTTTTCACCTGCTCAATGTCGGCCTTGTCGGCTGTATATACGTATCCCTCTAGCTTGTACACATCCTTCTGTTGCTCGGATGCCGATATTCCAACAATCTCTACCTCGTAATCTTGGGGTATAACCCTAAATCCAAATTCCATTTCGTTGAACTTCGACTCCCTTACATCGCAAACCTTGCTCAGCAGAAACCTTGCAATGTAAATCTCGCCTGACTTTAGTTGTTCGGATGGTTTAAAGACAATCGTGCGGCTATCCTTCCAGTAGGTTTTACCCTTGATGTTTGGGCTAAAGCTGAATAGTTCTTCTGCCGATTCTTTCCCATTTCCAGGATACATGTAAGAATCGTTTTGCAGCACTACCTGTATTTCGCCATCCGAGGCAACTAGCCCAGAGGTGTATGCCGAGACGTATTCTGCAAATTCAGGATCGACCGAGGGGATGTCGGTAACCTTATTCTTGCATCCAACCAAAAAAACTATTGCTGAAAAGAAAGCGAGGAGTAGTGCGGATCGGAGTACTTGCTTTGGGAAGTTCATATCAAATAAGTTTGGGTGATGAATAGTGGTTGATATTAACACTATTATTCTAAAAAAGCAACACTTCTAAACGGCGGAAAGTCCCATAATTGTTGCCTTTAAAACGCACATTACATCCATTTCGGTGTTTAGATAAGTGAAGAAGCTAGTTCTTATCTAAAAATTAGAACCATGATTGGGGGGTGTAACGTTGCTTTTACTCGCGTGCGGGCTAGCGAGGATATTTCAGATGTTGCCCGTGTCAGCGGTATCGCAATGTCGGTGCTTGTTGCCGAGGATAACGCTATATATCAAATGCTGATGAAGAAGTTGCTAGCAGCCTACGGTTATTCTGTAAGTGTTGTAGATAACGGATTGGCAGCACTAGAAGCACTCGACAAGTATGATTACGATATCGTTTTTATGGATCTGCAAATGCCCGATATGGATGGGCTTGAGGCTACACGTCAGATCGTAATGCGCTTTAAGGATAATCATCCTACAATTATTGCGATGACGGCAAGTTCTATTGGTGACGATGTGGAGGCATGCTTTGAGGCAGGTGTAGACGATTACATACGTAAGCCCATTAAAAGCCAAGACATTGAAACGATACTTAACAAGTGGTGTAAGGAGAAGGCCAGCTAATACTTCTCCTGAGCCTTATGTGAAATATTAGTGAGAATAAAAAAGGTCTACCACATGGTAGACCTTTTTTATTATGGTATAGAGTGATGATTATTCTACAATTGTCATCTCATCAACTAGGTGTTTAGCACCAGCGTACTTATCCATGATGAAGAGCACGTAGCGAATATCTACGTTAATGGTGCGCTGTAGTTGAGGTTCAAAGGCAATGTCGCCGCTCATGGCTTCCCAGTTACCGTCGAAAGCAAGACCGATAAGTTCGCCGTTGGCGTTCATTATTGGGCTACCCGAGTTACCTCCGGTGATGTCGTTGGTAGATAGGAAAGCTACAGGCATTTTACCATTCTTCATGGCATAGCGACCGTAGTCTTTAGCGTTGTAAAGTTCCTTTAGCTTGCTAGGAACAACAAACTCCCAGTTTGTTGGATCTTCCTTCTCCATTACTCCATCAAGAGTTGTGTAGAAGTTGTAGTGAACTGCATCGGCAGGGATGTAGTCGAGCACATTTCCGTAAGTTAAGCGCATGGTAAAGTTTGCATCAGGATAGTGAGGCTTATCCTTTTCCATCTCTAGCAAGCCTGCGATATAGAGGCGTTGTCCTTTGGCAAACTTCTCGTTGAGAGGCGACAGTTTCTCTGAAATTTCGCGGATTATAACGCTGATGCTCTGCGCAGCCTTGTAGATAGGGTCGTTCTTTACTGCTTCTACGGTTGGATTAGATAAGAATGCGTTGAATGCTTTCTTATTAGAAAATATCGACTTTGCATAGAGATCGTTTACGTAAGCCTCTATGTTGTTGTTGTACTGCGACTGGATGTCGTTGTAAAGCGATGGAAGATATTTTGCAGGAACATCCTTCTTGTAAAGGGCAAACATGGCTACGGCAACTTTTTTGTCTAGTGCCTCGTTGTAGTCTTTGTAGAAATCGTTGGTAGATTCTTTGATCTTGGTTAAATCTTCCTTGGATTCGATAGATTTTATAAGGGCACTAGCGTAGCGCGAAGCAGCACCAACAACCTCGATGCCTCTGATGCTTTCTCCTAGGTACTGGATGGCGCTATTTACCTCCTTACGGCTTTCTACGGCTTCTTTGATAAGAGCCAGAGCATTTCCGTAGGTTGCAACTCTTTCGGGTGATTGGTTAACCCAGCTGGTGAAGCGAGCCTCTTGTTCGGCCTTCTTGTCCTGCACCTTTAGGCGCTTAAGCCCACGGCTCATACCAATCGAATTTTTCCAGTAGTTTGAAGATCCTGCATACTTTGATGCATACTGAATGCGGATGGTGTCGTTTGCCTGCATATCCTTCATCCAAATATCCTGACGGATGCCGCGGATCTTGATGCGGTTGGGGTTCGAGATGTTAAGTACTTCGTCAATTTCCCAAGAGGTCATGTAGCGGTTGGTGCGGCCAGGATTACCCATAATCATGGTATAGTCACCAGCCTTAATCCCCTTAAGCGATACCTTGAGGAACTTCTTAGGCTTTAGCGGAACGTTGTTGGCGTTGTAGTCGGCTGGGTTTCCATCCTTATCGGCGTATACGCGGAATACCGAGAAGTCGCCGGTGTGGCGTGGCCACATCCAGTTGTCGGTGTCGGCACCAAACTTGCCAATGGCATCGGGTGGAGTTCCTACCAAACGAACATCGGTGTACACTTTGTAAACGAAGAGGTAGAATTGGTTACCACCGTACATTGGGGTAACCTGTCCGCGGATGAACTTGCCATTAGATGCTTCGTCAGCGAGCTTTTTGCTAAGGTCGGCAATGGCCTTGTAGCGCTCCTGCTCGGTCATGCTAGGGGTAAGAACATCGTTGAACCTGGCTGTGACATCCTCAATGCGCTCAAGGAAGGTTACAGTAAGTCCGGGTGATGGGATCTCCTGCTCCTTGTTCATAGCCCAAAATCCATTCTTTAGGTAGTCGTGCTCCACGGTGCTGTGCTGTTGGATGGTTCCGTAGCCGCAGTGGTGGTTGGTGAGCAGCAGCCCCTGATCCGAAACAATTTCGCCTGTACAGCCACGTCCAAAGATGACGATGGCGTCTTTTAGGCTGCTCTTGTTGATGCTGTAGATATCCTCGGGCGAGAGCTTAAGCCCTGCCTTCTTCATATCTTTTGCGTTGAGCTTTTCGATGAGTGGAAGTAGCCACATTCCTTCGTCAGCTCTAAGGGTGGTTGAGCCTAACAGCAGCAACCCTACTAGCAAAATGCTAATCTTCCTCATAGGTCGAACTTTATTTTAGTTTGTGTTTATAACCTTTTGCGGGTAAAAGTCTTTCAGTTTGACACACGTTTGACGAAAAACTTGTTTTTCTTATCATGCTAACTGACGTGCTTTTATTCTAATTGTTACAGGTCTATTTTAAGAATATGGCCTGAGATTCAAACGATCATCTAGTAAAACTCTAGCGAGAGCTGTTCGTCGGTAAGCCTAAAGCTTTTTCGATGATAGCAGGTTATCCCATTTTTGGCTATTGCCTCGCGATGCTTTTGGGTTGGATAGCCCTTGTTTTCGTTCCATCCGTAGTGAGGGAATTCGGTGT
This Acetobacteroides hydrogenigenes DNA region includes the following protein-coding sequences:
- a CDS encoding alpha-2-macroglobulin family protein produces the protein MNFPKQVLRSALLLAFFSAIVFLVGCKNKVTDIPSVDPEFAEYVSAYTSGLVASDGEIQVVLQNDSYMYPGNGKESAEELFSFSPNIKGKTYWKDSRTIVFKPSEQLKSGEIYIARFLLSKVCDVRESKFNEMEFGFRVIPQDYEVEIVGISASEQQKDVYKLEGYVYTADKADIEQVKKMVQVDLDGKGLTTTWRVSDGFRRFIFESSGIRCTNKVQKLNISWNGSPLSIDSKGDKSITIPTKDEFRVLYVSNDKQQQSPTFVVSFNEPIAPNQDLTGLIAFSTPTTVTYSIEGNQLWVYASAMDGNVRFTVNQGITSASGKKLRTPYETTINFGKAKPQLRSVGSGNILPSSQSLVYPFEAIGLKSVMVQVVRIYERNVGQFFQVNNMDGNNELRRVGMPIYKKRIDLQSVGSLNVNRWCRYALDLTKIIKSEPGAIYQVSIYFRKNDVAYLSCPASAEEQSVAQDDEEQNWDNEYGYGDYTDYYYESDYDWQQRDNPCNSAYYSSDKMISQNLLASDLGIIAKRGKENQLHVAVSNIKDVTPISDVEVDVYNYQQVLLGKGTTSSDGFVTIPYKKGHPFLIIAKWKEQRGYLKIDDGNSLSMSNFDIAGNEIQKGIKGYITGERGVWRPGDSLFISFIVEDRGHAIPKGHPVVFDFQNPKGQLVKRLVQRYDGSNMYAFRTATSADAITGSWMGIVKIGGVTFSKSFRIETVKPNRLKINLSTSLKKIGDNGKFTGHLNVRWLHGAPAPNLKAVYQATLSKAQAVFKGYEAYNFDDEGSKYTSQTVSAFDGRLNDQGDATVECSLKSGNNLPAVLNANFKGEVFEPGGEFSIDQFSIPYYPYSRYVGMRLPDKDSYWYNTNKDYILSIVSLDNNLRPTSSRVAVEVYKMNSSWWWDRDSESDVSYINQSYSKLISRQEIATSNGRGAYRFRINYPDWGSYYIRMVDINSGHTTGRVVTVYWPYEMGVADNMPEGASLLPIAADVSTVDVGKKCTIRFPGSEGARALISIENGSRVIKQEWVDAHKSSNTYTLKTDEQMTPNIYVSVWLIRPHIRKNNDLPIRQYGLLKLKVENRATHLNPVISIPAVIKPEQNVSITVSEKNGRPMTYTVAMVDEGLLDITRFKIPNPWNTFYAEEALGVKSWDVYNRVIGAYGGLIEKYFTIGGSEELRATEQGKSIRFKPVVKFFGPFTVGKNGKSTHTFRMPNYVGSVKTMVVAANSDYGYGTAEKVSAVKLNVMAVPTLPRVLGPNETISMPVNVFAMAGNIRNVKVSVKAEGAVKLVGASTQNVTFSREGDKMLMFNIKAVSATGRAKITVTAAGGKDVSTQVVDLFVREPRSEQTRVVDAVLGAGKSWSYRFAPFGVGGTNSATVEVSTLLPINLSSRLGFLVTYPYGCVEQTTSSVFPQLYLGRLMMLDSPTKQRIEQNVKAGIESLMAMQTLDGGFGYWKGASSADAWGSSYAGHFLLEARAAGYSVSEAALSRWMSYQANASRNWTSQGNSYDDMTQAYRLYTLALAQRPEMGAMNLLKEKQSVSPQTFWRLAAAYALAGQRQVARGIIAKLPTKFAAYKNDYYTYGSDTRDLAMMVETLAELNMLNKAAEPVKRLSAKLGGKGWMSTQETAFSLLAISKTRTEIKPGLGVNTTLTINGKSQKVAANASMAQVRFRPASSNAVSIFNNGKQTTFVRLIMQGIPPVAKENEYSNNLSVKVRYSGIHGETVVPTSVPQGTDFLITVDVTHPGIGQEYRNLTLSQVFPSGWEVQNPRLAGEANDATSSYTYQDFRDDRVYTHFDLRAGETKRITLKVKATYAGHFYLPSFKAEAMYDASISAGTAGMWVKVVAQ
- a CDS encoding response regulator, which codes for MIGGCNVAFTRVRASEDISDVARVSGIAMSVLVAEDNAIYQMLMKKLLAAYGYSVSVVDNGLAALEALDKYDYDIVFMDLQMPDMDGLEATRQIVMRFKDNHPTIIAMTASSIGDDVEACFEAGVDDYIRKPIKSQDIETILNKWCKEKAS
- a CDS encoding S46 family peptidase, producing MRKISILLVGLLLLGSTTLRADEGMWLLPLIEKLNAKDMKKAGLKLSPEDIYSINKSSLKDAIVIFGRGCTGEIVSDQGLLLTNHHCGYGTIQQHSTVEHDYLKNGFWAMNKEQEIPSPGLTVTFLERIEDVTARFNDVLTPSMTEQERYKAIADLSKKLADEASNGKFIRGQVTPMYGGNQFYLFVYKVYTDVRLVGTPPDAIGKFGADTDNWMWPRHTGDFSVFRVYADKDGNPADYNANNVPLKPKKFLKVSLKGIKAGDYTMIMGNPGRTNRYMTSWEIDEVLNISNPNRIKIRGIRQDIWMKDMQANDTIRIQYASKYAGSSNYWKNSIGMSRGLKRLKVQDKKAEQEARFTSWVNQSPERVATYGNALALIKEAVESRKEVNSAIQYLGESIRGIEVVGAASRYASALIKSIESKEDLTKIKESTNDFYKDYNEALDKKVAVAMFALYKKDVPAKYLPSLYNDIQSQYNNNIEAYVNDLYAKSIFSNKKAFNAFLSNPTVEAVKNDPIYKAAQSISVIIREISEKLSPLNEKFAKGQRLYIAGLLEMEKDKPHYPDANFTMRLTYGNVLDYIPADAVHYNFYTTLDGVMEKEDPTNWEFVVPSKLKELYNAKDYGRYAMKNGKMPVAFLSTNDITGGNSGSPIMNANGELIGLAFDGNWEAMSGDIAFEPQLQRTINVDIRYVLFIMDKYAGAKHLVDEMTIVE